One genomic region from Mangifera indica cultivar Alphonso chromosome 17, CATAS_Mindica_2.1, whole genome shotgun sequence encodes:
- the LOC123200886 gene encoding probable LRR receptor-like serine/threonine-protein kinase At2g23950 isoform X1 gives MAISNRRCRFLFLLFCLCSCSRVSLSYEPRNHEVEALVSIKNGLNDPHGVLNNWDEDSVDPCSWAMITCSSENLVIGLGAPSQSLSGSLSGTIGNLTNLRQVLLQNNNISGEIPPELGALPKLQTLDLSNNRLSGVIPSSLGQLNSLQYLRLNNNSLTGPFPVSLAKITQLAFLDLSYNNLSGPVPKFPARTFNVVGNPLICGSSSTDVCSGSPNSVPLSFSLNAPPGQHNSKKLVIGLGVSLSVVCLILIALALLWHRKRQRNLNILNIGDKPEEGLISLGNLRNFTFRELQLATDNFSSKNILGAGGFGNVYRGKLGDGTTLAVKRLKDVAGTFGESQFRTELEMISLAVHRNLLRLIGYCATPNERLLVYPYMSNGSVASRLRAKPALDWNTRKRIAIGAARGLLYLHEQCDPKIIHRDVKAANVLLDDFYEAVVGDFGLAKLLDHSDSHVTTAVRGTVGHIAPEYLSTGQSSEKTDVFGFGILLLELITGMRALEFGKTINQKGAMLEWVKKILQEKKVEALVDRELGSNYDRIEVGEILQVALLCTQYLPAHRPKMSEVVRMLEGDGLVEKWAASHNHTSPTINLFHGNHTSKNTSCPTTAPNHAHSHDYSTMFGTTMEDDDDDHSLDSYAMELSGPR, from the exons ATGGCCATTTCGAACCGCCGCTGTCGTTTCTTATTCTTATTGTTTTGTCTTTGCTCTTGTTCCCGAGTTTCTCTTTCTTATGAGCCCCGTAACCATGAAG TGGAGGCGTTGGTGAGTATAAAGAATGGTCTGAATGATCCACATGGAGTGTTGAACAACTGGGATGAAGACTCTGTGGATCCTTGTAGTTGGGCTATGATCACTTGTTCTTCTGAAAACCTTGTTATTGGCCT TGGAGCTCCAAGCCAGTCATTGTCTGGAAGTTTATCAGGAACAATTGGAAATCTCACTAATCTTCGCCAAGT GTTGTTGCAGAACAACAACATTTCTGGTGAAATCCCTCCTGAGCTTGGAGCTCTTCCTAAACTTCAAACTTTGGATCTCTCAAACAACAGGTTGTCTGGTGTAATCCCAAGCTCTCTTGGTCAACTAAATAGTCTACAATATTT GAGACTGAACAACAATAGCTTGACTGGACCTTTTCCTGTGTCTTTAGCCAAAATTACTCAGCTTGCTTTCTT GGACTTGTCTTATAACAATCTCAGTGGACCAGTTCCCAAGTTTCCAGCAAGAACATTCAA TGTTGTGGGGAACCCATTAATTTGTGGAAGCAGCTCCACTGATGTTTGCTCTGGATCACCCAATAGTGTTCCTCTTTCCTTCTCTCTAAATGCACCACCTG GACAACACAATTCCAAGAAATTAGTAATTGGTCTTGGGGTTAGTCTAAGTGTTGTCTGCCTCATACTCATTGCTCTTGCACTACTTTGGCACAGAAAGAGACAGAGGAACCTCAATATCCTTAACATTGGTG ACAAACCGGAAGAGGGTCTAATAAGCCTCGGCAATCTGAGAAACTTCACTTTCAGAGAGCTGCAACTAGCCACAGACAACTTCAGCTCCAAGAACATACTTGGTGCTGGAGGATTTGGCAATGTTTATAGGGGAAAACTGGGAGATGGGACTACGTTGGCGGTGAAAAGGTTAAAGGATGTGGCTGGAACATTCGGGGAATCTCAGTTTAGGACTGAATTAGAGATGATCAGTTTGGCCGTTCATCGCAACTTGCTTCGGTTAATAGGATATTGTGCCACCCCTAATGAGAGGCTTTTGGTGTATCCTTACATGTCAAATGGCAGTGTGGCTTCCCGGCTTAGAG CAAAACCAGCTCTGGACTGGAACACTAGGAAGAGGATAGCAATTGGAGCTGCAAGGGGTCTGCTGTATCTACACGAGCAATGTGATCCGAAGATAATTCACAGAGATGTGAAGGCTGCTAATGTACTTCTGGATGACTTTTATGAGGCTGTTGTTGGTGACTTTGGCCTGGCCAAGCTACTTGACCATTCTGATTCTCATGTCACTACTGCTGTCCGTGGTACTGTCGGGCACATCGCACCAGAGTACCTCTCCACTGGTCAGTCATCAGAGAAAACCGATGTGTTTGGATTTGGAATTCTCTTGTTAGAGCTCATCACTGGGATGAGAGCTCTAGAGTTTGGAAAGACAATTAATCAGAAAGGAGCCATGCTCGAGTGG GTGAAGAAAATTCTGCAGGAAAAAAAAGTAGAAGCGCTGGTTGATCGGGAGCTAGGATCCAACTATGACCGGATTGAGGTGGGGGAGATTCTCCAAGTGGCATTGCTCTGCACACAGTACCTTCCCGCCCACCGCCCCAAAATGTCAGAGGTAGTTCGCATGCTAGAAGGTGATGGCCTAGTCGAAAAATGGGCAGCATCTCATAATCATACTAGTCCCACCATTAACCTCTTCCATGGCAACCATACCAGCAAAAACACATCTTGCCCCACCACCGCACCAAACCATGCCCACTCCCATGACTATTCAACAATGTTTGGCACAACAATGGAGGACGACGACGATGACCATTCTCTTGATTCCTATGCCATGGAACTCTCCGGTCCAagatag
- the LOC123200886 gene encoding probable LRR receptor-like serine/threonine-protein kinase At4g30520 isoform X2 yields the protein MAISNRRCRFLFLLFCLCSCSRVSLSYEPRNHEVEALVSIKNGLNDPHGVLNNWDEDSVDPCSWAMITCSSENLVIGLGAPSQSLSGSLSGTIGNLTNLRQVLLQNNNISGEIPPELGALPKLQTLDLSNNRLSGVIPSSLGQLNSLQYLRLNNNSLTGPFPVSLAKITQLAFLDLSYNNLSGPVPKFPARTFNVVGNPLICGSSSTDVCSGSPNSVPLSFSLNAPPGQHNSKKLVIGLGVSLSVVCLILIALALLWHRKRQRNLNILNIGDKPEEGLISLGNLRNFTFRELQLATDNFSSKNILGAGGFGNVYRGKLGDGTTLAVKRLKDVAGTFGESQFRTELEMISLAVHRNLLRLIGYCATPNERLLVYPYMSNGSVASRLRAKPALDWNTRKRIAIGAARGLLYLHEQCDPKIIHRDVKAANVLLDDFYEAVVGDFGLAKLLDHSDSHVTTAVRGTVGHIAPEYLSTGQSSEKTDVFGFGILLLELITGMRALEFGKTINQKGAMLEWVSSFCSYSLGEENSAGKKSRSAG from the exons ATGGCCATTTCGAACCGCCGCTGTCGTTTCTTATTCTTATTGTTTTGTCTTTGCTCTTGTTCCCGAGTTTCTCTTTCTTATGAGCCCCGTAACCATGAAG TGGAGGCGTTGGTGAGTATAAAGAATGGTCTGAATGATCCACATGGAGTGTTGAACAACTGGGATGAAGACTCTGTGGATCCTTGTAGTTGGGCTATGATCACTTGTTCTTCTGAAAACCTTGTTATTGGCCT TGGAGCTCCAAGCCAGTCATTGTCTGGAAGTTTATCAGGAACAATTGGAAATCTCACTAATCTTCGCCAAGT GTTGTTGCAGAACAACAACATTTCTGGTGAAATCCCTCCTGAGCTTGGAGCTCTTCCTAAACTTCAAACTTTGGATCTCTCAAACAACAGGTTGTCTGGTGTAATCCCAAGCTCTCTTGGTCAACTAAATAGTCTACAATATTT GAGACTGAACAACAATAGCTTGACTGGACCTTTTCCTGTGTCTTTAGCCAAAATTACTCAGCTTGCTTTCTT GGACTTGTCTTATAACAATCTCAGTGGACCAGTTCCCAAGTTTCCAGCAAGAACATTCAA TGTTGTGGGGAACCCATTAATTTGTGGAAGCAGCTCCACTGATGTTTGCTCTGGATCACCCAATAGTGTTCCTCTTTCCTTCTCTCTAAATGCACCACCTG GACAACACAATTCCAAGAAATTAGTAATTGGTCTTGGGGTTAGTCTAAGTGTTGTCTGCCTCATACTCATTGCTCTTGCACTACTTTGGCACAGAAAGAGACAGAGGAACCTCAATATCCTTAACATTGGTG ACAAACCGGAAGAGGGTCTAATAAGCCTCGGCAATCTGAGAAACTTCACTTTCAGAGAGCTGCAACTAGCCACAGACAACTTCAGCTCCAAGAACATACTTGGTGCTGGAGGATTTGGCAATGTTTATAGGGGAAAACTGGGAGATGGGACTACGTTGGCGGTGAAAAGGTTAAAGGATGTGGCTGGAACATTCGGGGAATCTCAGTTTAGGACTGAATTAGAGATGATCAGTTTGGCCGTTCATCGCAACTTGCTTCGGTTAATAGGATATTGTGCCACCCCTAATGAGAGGCTTTTGGTGTATCCTTACATGTCAAATGGCAGTGTGGCTTCCCGGCTTAGAG CAAAACCAGCTCTGGACTGGAACACTAGGAAGAGGATAGCAATTGGAGCTGCAAGGGGTCTGCTGTATCTACACGAGCAATGTGATCCGAAGATAATTCACAGAGATGTGAAGGCTGCTAATGTACTTCTGGATGACTTTTATGAGGCTGTTGTTGGTGACTTTGGCCTGGCCAAGCTACTTGACCATTCTGATTCTCATGTCACTACTGCTGTCCGTGGTACTGTCGGGCACATCGCACCAGAGTACCTCTCCACTGGTCAGTCATCAGAGAAAACCGATGTGTTTGGATTTGGAATTCTCTTGTTAGAGCTCATCACTGGGATGAGAGCTCTAGAGTTTGGAAAGACAATTAATCAGAAAGGAGCCATGCTCGAGTGGGTAAGTTCATTCTGCAGCTACTCTTTAG GTGAAGAAAATTCTGCAGGAAAAAAAAGTAGAAGCGCTGGTTGA